The nucleotide window AATCGACACATTCGTTCCTCCTGACTGATAATCTTGTAGGGGGGAAGGTGGCACCGTCTTGACAAGAAGATAAGATCGAGAGTATATAGTGAACAGGTGTGCACTATTACAAGGAGAACACAGTGATCGCCCTTACTGAACGGCAACAAAAGGTTTTGGACTTCATTACCCGTTTTACGCAGACGCATGGATACTCACCGACAGTGCGTGACATCGCGGCTCACCTTGGTGTCAGCAGTCCTTCCGGGGTGAATCGACATCTCGAAGCTCTCGAAAAAAAAGGATGGCTCAAGAAAACAGGGGCATCCCGCGGGATAGTACTTACTTCACACGGAGGACAGTCTGTTCCCCTACCGATCGTTGGCACGGTTCGCGCCGGCCACTTACAACCGGCTATCGAAGATATCCAGGGATTCTTTACTGTGGATCAGCGGCAGGTTAAAGGGGATGGATGCTTTTTCTTGCGGGTGAAGGGTGACTCAATGATAGGTGCAGGGATTTTTGATGGTGATCTGGCACTGGTTCGTCCTCAACCGGTGGCTGAGAACCGCGACACCGTAGTTGTCATGGTGGATGGGGAGGCGACCCTCAAATGGTTTCACCGCGAACCGAATCGCATCCGCTTGCAACCAGCCAACCCCAATATGGAACCGATTTATGTGGGACCGGATAAAAATGTTTCTATTGTTGGCAAAGTAGTCGGAATTTATCGTCAGTTGGAGTAGTCCGTGGAGAGAATCAAGGAACAAATACGCATAGCCACGATCTTTACACCTGGCAGATTGATCAAACCGGTCTGGTTCGACTGGCACAACCGGAAGCATACTATCCTGGAGACAACCTACCACTGGAAGGAGCAGACTGGCGCCGCAACACTCCTGCATTTTTCTGTTACCGACGGTGAGGCCCTCTACGATCTGGTCTATAACACGCTCGACCAAAGCTGGCTATTGAACGGAATCGAGGTTAAGTAATGGACAACCGAGTTGTCATGCATCTCGATATGAATAGCTTTTTTGCATCCGTTGAACAGTCATACAACCCCGACCTCAAAGGAAAGCCAATTGTGGTCACAGGTTCGCAGCAGCGAACAGTAATCCTCACGGCCAGCTATGAGGCCAGGAAATTCGGGGTCAAGACCGGCATGATGCTGCACGAGGCCAAACGACTCTGCCCGGAAGTTATCATGGTACCGGCTGACAACCGGAAATATACCCACACCTCTGCTCAAATCATGAAGATGATGCTGGACTACACTCCCTTGGTAGAAGTATTCAGCATCGACGAAGCATTCTTGGACGTGACCCATTCTCTGTCGATATTCAACAGTGCTGAAAACATCTCCTATCTGCTCAAGGCACGGATCAAGCACCAGTTCGATATTACCTGTTCAATTGGCATTGCTCCGAACAAGCTGCTGGCAAAGCTTGCCTCGGAAATGATGAAACCTGACGGGCTTACCATCATCACGCCTGATAAAGTCAGTTCTACTCTGGAACATATGCCGATTAAGGAGCTGTGCGGCATCGGTAAAAAAATGGAGCGACATCTCAATATGATGGGCATCTATACCTGCGGGGATCTGGGGCGTTGTGATGAGGGTCGGTTGAAGAGAAAATTCGGCATCATCGGTAGCCGTTTGAAGCAGATGGGACAGGGAATTGACGATTCCCCGGTAATCCCGGCAGAAGATGCCGAGGAGGTCAAGTCCATCGGGCATTCTATGACTCTCAAAAGGGATATCAGCAGCCGAAACGAGATCCTGTGCTACCTGCTACAGCTCTCGGAAATGGTCGGTCGTCGGGCTCGGCGCTACGGGGTGGCCGGCAAGACGGTTCATCTGACCATTCGTTATGCCGACTTCAGCACCTTCGGAAAACAGGAAACCCTTTCCTGCCATGTCAACCAGAGTGATGATATTTACCAGGGCGCCATTAAGATCCTGGATAGCATTGAACTGGAACAGCCCGTTCGCCTGCTGGGGGTTAGAATCACCAATCTCTGTTACCAGCGCGAACAGTTGCCCCTGTTTGAGGAGGAACGCCGTAAAGCCTTCATGATCAACGCCATGGATACGGTGAATGATCGTTTCGGCGATTTTACCGTGACGTATGGCAGCCTTTTGGGCAAAAATGAGGAGAAGGGTTCACACGTGATCTCGCCGGCCTGGAAGCCGGAGGGGATCAGAAATGTGCAGGTGAGGTAAGCCATGTGCGGACGTCTGGTAATCGATCTGTCGCCGGAAATGATCACCGAGATCTACGGGATCATCAGGAAAATCGATCGGGAGCTTAATCCCAGATACAATGTGACTCCATCCCAGACAATACCAATTGTCAGGGAGGATGTGGAAGGTGGCCGGGAGCTTGCCTTTGTCCGATGGGGGCTCATCCCCTCCTGGGCAAAAGACATCTCCATCGGCAATAGCCTTATCAACGCCCGTTCGGAGACCGCTGCGGAGAAACCGTCATTCCGGTCAGCATTCAAGCGCCGTCGCTGTGTCATTCCAGCAGGAGGGTTTTACGAATGGCAGCGGCAGGATGGGAAAAGAAAACAGCCATGGTATTTTCGGATGGCTGATGGAAGTCCAGTGTCGATTGCAGGGTTGTGGGAACATTGGCAAGGAAGCGATTGCCAGGTAATAGAGTCCTGTTCCATCCTGAAAACCAGCGCGAATGAGCTGATGGCACCTATCCATGACAGG belongs to Geobacter sp. SVR and includes:
- the lexA gene encoding transcriptional repressor LexA; the encoded protein is MIALTERQQKVLDFITRFTQTHGYSPTVRDIAAHLGVSSPSGVNRHLEALEKKGWLKKTGASRGIVLTSHGGQSVPLPIVGTVRAGHLQPAIEDIQGFFTVDQRQVKGDGCFFLRVKGDSMIGAGIFDGDLALVRPQPVAENRDTVVVMVDGEATLKWFHREPNRIRLQPANPNMEPIYVGPDKNVSIVGKVVGIYRQLE
- the dinB gene encoding DNA polymerase IV encodes the protein MDNRVVMHLDMNSFFASVEQSYNPDLKGKPIVVTGSQQRTVILTASYEARKFGVKTGMMLHEAKRLCPEVIMVPADNRKYTHTSAQIMKMMLDYTPLVEVFSIDEAFLDVTHSLSIFNSAENISYLLKARIKHQFDITCSIGIAPNKLLAKLASEMMKPDGLTIITPDKVSSTLEHMPIKELCGIGKKMERHLNMMGIYTCGDLGRCDEGRLKRKFGIIGSRLKQMGQGIDDSPVIPAEDAEEVKSIGHSMTLKRDISSRNEILCYLLQLSEMVGRRARRYGVAGKTVHLTIRYADFSTFGKQETLSCHVNQSDDIYQGAIKILDSIELEQPVRLLGVRITNLCYQREQLPLFEEERRKAFMINAMDTVNDRFGDFTVTYGSLLGKNEEKGSHVISPAWKPEGIRNVQVR
- a CDS encoding SOS response-associated peptidase: MCGRLVIDLSPEMITEIYGIIRKIDRELNPRYNVTPSQTIPIVREDVEGGRELAFVRWGLIPSWAKDISIGNSLINARSETAAEKPSFRSAFKRRRCVIPAGGFYEWQRQDGKRKQPWYFRMADGSPVSIAGLWEHWQGSDCQVIESCSILKTSANELMAPIHDRMPVILSHEDHATWLNPKLTDGVLLQELCRP